The DNA window GCAAACATGGCAATGTATCCAACAATCAATTGATTATATTGATAAGCATTATGATGAAGAGTTAAACATTGATAAACTTGCTAAGATTGCTAACTTATCGACATTTTATTATCAAAGGGTATTTAAACGGTTAGTTAAGAAAACAGTTAACGAATATATCAAGTTAAGAAGATTAGCATATTCAATTAACCTTTTAAAAAAGACAACTAAATCTATTCTAGAGATTGCCCTTGATTGTGGTTTTAATAGTGCTAGTACTTTCACCAAATCTTTTAAAGAAATTTATAATATTACACCAAGTTATTATCGAAAAGAAAAGATAACTTTAGATTATTTTATTAAACCAAATCTTTCTTTAAATTATACTAATATTGATTTAGGTGTTCCTTTAATAGTTGAAAATATGGTTTTAGAGATTAATGAAGTTTATCTAACAAGTAATAAACTGTTTATTGGCGAAAGTAAACTAAGTTTAATAAGTGAGATTAGTCAACCAAAAATAAATGATTTATTAGATATCTGGAACAATTTACAAAAAGATAGTTTTTTGATTGCCCAAAAGACAACCATTCACAATTTCCTTGATGTCTTAACACCAAGTAATAAAGAAGGATATTTTAATTATTTTGCTGGAGCTGAAGTTGATACATATATTGATGGTTATGAAAAATGGACAATGCCTAGTGGAAAATATTTGGTATGCTATTACGAAGCTGATACTTTTGAAAAACTTGTTAGTGAAGCACTTTATCAAGCTAGTGGTTATTTTTATGATACATGGTTGCCTGCACATAAAATTGAGACCGAGCCATTTATCGTTCAAAAATATTCAAATCCAAATAATGATATTCATTATATCGAATTGTGGGCAAAGGTTAAAACTGATGTTTAATAAGTTTGAGCGAAAAATAATACCCACTATTGATGAAGTAAGTTCATATGTTAATGAAAATTTATTTAATGAGTTAATCAATTATTTAAAAGTTGAATATCAACCTAAAATAATTTTTGAATATAGTAATTGTTTGGTACCCGGTTGGAATATAAAATTTAAAAAATATGGCCGAAGCTTGTGTGCAATTTATCCAATGGAAGATTATTTTATTTGTTTAATTGTTATAGGTAAAAAAGAGAAAGATTTATTTACTAGCCAACTTACTACTTTTACACCATATCTTCAAGAATTGTATTATACTACCAAAGAAGGTATGAATCAAAAATGGCTGATGATTGAAGTAATAGATAGCAAACGATTGGATGATGTTAAAAGATGTATTGATATAAGAGTATTAGCTCGCTAAAAAAGCACAGCATTTTAAAATGTTGTGCTTCTTTTATAAAATATATGATTTTATTTAGGTTTATATATCATTTAATATAAAATTTACAATTTTCTACT is part of the Bacilli bacterium PM5-9 genome and encodes:
- a CDS encoding AraC family transcriptional regulator (product_source=KO:K13653; cath_funfam=1.10.10.60; cog=COG2207,COG3708; ko=KO:K13653; pfam=PF12833,PF14526; smart=SM00342; superfamily=46689,55136), translating into MQTWQCIQQSIDYIDKHYDEELNIDKLAKIANLSTFYYQRVFKRLVKKTVNEYIKLRRLAYSINLLKKTTKSILEIALDCGFNSASTFTKSFKEIYNITPSYYRKEKITLDYFIKPNLSLNYTNIDLGVPLIVENMVLEINEVYLTSNKLFIGESKLSLISEISQPKINDLLDIWNNLQKDSFLIAQKTTIHNFLDVLTPSNKEGYFNYFAGAEVDTYIDGYEKWTMPSGKYLVCYYEADTFEKLVSEALYQASGYFYDTWLPAHKIETEPFIVQKYSNPNNDIHYIELWAKVKTDV
- a CDS encoding hypothetical protein (product_source=Hypo-rule applied; pfam=PF12663; superfamily=48371), which produces MFNKFERKIIPTIDEVSSYVNENLFNELINYLKVEYQPKIIFEYSNCLVPGWNIKFKKYGRSLCAIYPMEDYFICLIVIGKKEKDLFTSQLTTFTPYLQELYYTTKEGMNQKWLMIEVIDSKRLDDVKRCIDIRVLAR